The DNA window gaaattgttaaaatagtgcatgtgacatcaatggtttaaccgtaattttatgaagctaagagaataatttttgtgcacaaagaaaacccaaataatggctttattcaacaatttcttatTTTCCTGTGTAAGTCCTTGGTGCACGTTCACGAGTGTACCACGATGCATGTGTGAGATGCTGCTGATGGCGCTCTGATGTAGAACATCCATCTTAGTTCATCGTCTGTATATCCTAGTTCAATTAAGTAGGGTTGGTCAAAAAATTAGAAATCAAAATCTTCAGACGTGTTTAGGAAGACTGTTTTATGTACAGTGTGCGCCATCTTCTGTTTGTCACATGCCTGCGTTGTGGTACTCTCCTGAACGCACAGCGGAGACTGACAGGAAAgagaaaaaatattgaataaagctatttttgttttctctgtgCACAAAAATAATGTCCTTACTGCCTtcctgggccttgaacatgtcagttacattgctgtctatgccaGATCAGAAAGCtctttggatttcatcaaaaatatcctaatttttgttccgaagataaacgcaaggtcttatgtgtttggaatgacaagagggtgagtaattgatgacagaatttttatttttgattaaaccaCCACTTTAAGGTGCTGATGACAGCTTTTAGACGGAATACATCTTACCTCTAAAAATGTGGATCCTTCAGACATAGCAATCTTGAACAGAGCATAGATAGGTATACAGATGACTGAAGACAAAGCCATGGCAAACCCAATAACCAATGACCAGCTGGGATATACATAGTCATTGTAGGTAATAGGCTTGTACTGTATCACGGTGAAAATCAGAATAAACTGCGAAGAGACAGAGACCAAAAAAAGGATTTGATTGAGTGTTATGGAGAATACGTGTCTAAGTGAATCAGAAAAACCTAAAACAGACTGTCACTCACAGTAATAATGAAGGGCGACACAAATCTCCAGCAGATCCTGAAGAAGATTGGAGGAGGGAAGCCTAGCATCATCTCCACATCTCTAAAGTAGTTCTTGTGGCCTAGGTGGGAACACAACATTGAAATTAACACCTCACTGCACATCCAGCTACTGTGGCCTTTAAATATAGCATGTAGAAAGTGACTTATTAGAGGACTCACCATAGACATACATTATACAGATGCACATAATGCAAGAGATGACGACCAGAGAGAAACTCGCAGCGTAGTTGTCCATAAGCAGCAACCAGTATATTCCTGCCTAAATCACACATAGCATAACAGATCATGTCAATCCATGGATTAAGgatgtctttttttgtttgctcATGTGCTAGTGTGATTCTGTTACTAACCTGTGTGGTCAGTGGCACTCCCAGGAGGAATCCTATTATAGCCACTCCCAATGTGATATaggttttatttttgataatccAGTCAGTTCCAATCTCATCTACTACAGCCGTCACCAGAGTCTCCAGTAGACAGAACTACAACAGTGAACAGAAGACTTTTTTCATGAACTACTAGTTAAAAAAGgacatttactaaaataaatactaGTTCTGGTAAAGCAAGTAAGTAACATTCAGTTGCTGGGAGCTTTTCATACTTTAATCTTAAGATATACGAAAAACCAAAAATAgacaaaatgttgaaattatcCAAATTATAGTTTGAATAGAGTCCTATAAGTGGCCCAGGCTGAATTTCATAACTGATCAAATGCTTGGTGTCAGTAagacagtttattatttttttccatttatttccatttattttattattttaaattgtaataatatcccTCCACGTTCCTAGTTTTactacattttgttttataaatacagctttggtgatCATCAGGGAAtcctttaaaaaactttttaaaaacctaaccaattccaaacttttgatctgtacTGTAATTGCAGAAAACAGGAAGTAAATAAGGACAAATAAAAATACCTGAGTACCAAGGCCCAATAAAATGAGCATAAAGAAGAACAGCAGGGACCAGAGAGGTGATATGGGCAGTAATGTCAGGGCCTCTGGGTAGGCCACAAACGCCAGGCCTGGCCCGTGATCGGCCACCTCTGACACATCCACCCCCAGATGATGAGCCATGAATCCCAGGATGGAGAAAATAACAAAGCCAGCATACACACTGGTCGCACAGTTGGTTACACTGATGATGATACtgtctctgtttaaaaaaaataatttgtataattattagtATGTCTGCAGTCATATCAGAATTTCAACGGAAAATCTTTCATTCCTTGATTTCACATAACACAAGTTAGAAGATCTATGCGTTTATCAGTCCCAGCCACATGGGGGCGCTACAGAGTAATGCATGCAAGTCATCAAGCACTCAACATATTCAAATACACAAGTGTTTTAAAATGACAGAGAAGTAGAAAAATAAAGGGATCAAATGTGTATTACCTAAAACAGTTATTGTGGAACTTGTTATATGATGCCATGGTGATAAGCCCACCCCAGGCACAGCCAAGTGAATAGAAAATCTGAGAGGCGGCATCCCCCCAtacctgcagaacacaaaatatataattgtaaacaTAATATCAGCGATCAGTTGCAGCTACAGTATGAGCAGTTAAATAATGTACTGACCTTGGCATCTAGAATTTTCTCCCACTGAGGGGTCAAATAGTATTTGATGCCACTGACGGCTCCTTCCAGAGTGATTCCTCTGATGAAGAGAATGGTCAGCACCACATAAGGGAAGGTTGCTGTGAAATACACCACCTGATGAaagacattaaaacattaaaactcaaAAAACATACATGTAGGTATGGTAAGCAGATCTATTTCAGTGTTACATCATTTTGAATAAGCATTTTAATATCAGATTCTATACAGCTTTCGCTTTTTTCCCTTTAGTTTAtattatagaagaaaaaaaatcagctagttgccaaatttttttatctaatattcacattttataaTTAGGTCGGAGGAATGGATGTTCAACTCACCTTGCCTGATGACTTGACTCCTCGAATTAGACAGAGGAACACAACTATCCATGACACAGCTAGACAGCCCAGGATAGGTAGACGCACCTCCCCGAAGTTCCCGATACCATCAGAGATATTCAGCACATAGTTCCTGAGAGGGCAAAAGCCAGTAATAGAGGAGTGTGAGAGACTGCGGGATGTGATACAAAGCATAAACAATTCACTCATCAAATTTATCATGCTGATCtaagtatttgttattattaatattttgtcagAGCTTGCCTTTAGGTTAAACACATTAGAGCACAGACCCATCAAAAACAACCTCATCCACACAATGACAGAGTTTACAGAAGGCCTGAACAAGAAGGTCTTTCATAACACAGGGACAACACAGTCCAGAGGGCACAAGTCATTTCTAAAGATGTTAAATCTCATGGTCAAAGCCTTGTATTCTCTGACCACAGGCAGTAAAGTGAAGCATTCATTCCAAACCAcatacaaacacattcacactcttggaaaaacaaaacattctgtGCCTTTCTTTCCCATTGTCTTGTTATGTCATCCTACATAGTGTTCAAAGATCATTCAACAAACACATCTGTCAAGTCCAATGCACAAAGATccaaacataaagaaaaaaaaatgcaagactCTTGCAAACATGTATTATTTAACTTTCAACTATCAATCTGTCAGGAATTTTCCGAACTGATGAATAATGGATGAATAATTGACTATATACTTATCTTGAGATTCAACTCTTGctagcatttaactttttttttgtcctgttaatttatttaaagatacatttaaactgttttaagTTCTGTATTAaacttaattgtaattttttttattcttgtcaacaaaagaaacaaattaattcttATTTATTATACTACTTATGTCTTAAGAAAATGGTATATTATCAACAACTGCACagcttattaatatttgaaaagtaTTTGCCACATTTAGACTTACGTGGTCCAATCAACACCCAGAATAATTGGAGATTACATCATAGAGAGGACCTACTCAATAAGTCTCTTAAAAATCTTATAAAATCCAAGAAGTGTTTTTAGACAAGGCAATGTTATTTTAGGCTTTGAAATGTCATACAAAAAACTACAATTaatttgattgtattttattaatgattcattttatatatatatatatatatatatatatatatatatatataaaatgttatatttaattataattactacAGTAGGATACACAGATGAATCGACCTACAACGGTGTGTTTACCTCCAGTATTCTTCACTAGGACTGGTTCTTTTGGTGCGGTTGACTATCTCAGTCACCCCTGACAGGACCGCAGACACATTGGCGAAGCTGGCGTTAGCTCGTGGAGTGCTCAACACTCCAGTGCAGTCAGGAGTGTTCCAGGGGTTGTTACAGTACGTCCAGGGCAGCAGGTTTGTCATGGACATGAAGAagtaataaaatgcaatacaaatCACCACATTGTAGTAAATCCCAATATAGGTCGAGACCACCATCATTCCATAGCCCACACCTTCAGGGAAAGAGAACCAAATGAACAATTGGTTAACGGGTATTAAGTTTGAAAACCCAGAAACGAATACACTGATAGATCTGTGAAACCTGTGATGTATCGGATTTGAGAATcagattattttgaaaaatactgaaatattgctTTGCAACACAATAAAGCATTTGATCATATTCTGCATTTCCCTATTTTAGCAGTACGTGCAAAACATACCATCCAGTAGGTGGTGTATGTTTTCATGAATTAAACATTGTGTGGTGGCAGTAGAAATACTGAAACGAAACAAacgaaatgaaacaaaacaaaacaaaacaaaactaagccATACTAAATGAATTGAGTGAGTGACTAAATTAAGTGAATAAACAACTGAAGGAAAAGCTGGCTTTTATCCCCTTTAAAATAGAcacaaaaatgcaattaattgaataagtaaaaataaataaaaaaaaaaaaaaataaataaataaatatatatatatatatatatatatatatatatatatatatatatatatatatatatatatatatatataatatatctctgtgtgtgtgtgtgtgtgtttatttttgtcttcaGAAAATGTTTGCCACAATGACTAAATATTTTACTGATATCTATTTTTAAAGTAAGAATATTTAGAATTGAAGAAATTATGAAGGAGAAACTGCCGCATTTAGCATTCACATGGCACATTTCTAAACCAAACTCAGACCACCTCTTGATTTTGTGAAGAGTGTTTAGATATTCCAAGCCACCTTGAGGTGAAGAAAACACTGTAAGAGCGTATGTTTAAAAATCATCACCAGTTTAACATGTAAAACAGGTCACGAAACACATTAAAGGGCAAACCAACCCACACAGATTTAACCACGACTTGTCAATTTTCattgaatttttttcattttcacaccTCCTTTAACAGCCTCATGCTCACCTTTAAACATGGGGCTGACCTTCCAGACTCCCAAGCACCCGAGGGAGGTGAACTGCCCAAAGGAGAGCTCCAGGAAGAACAGAGGGATGCCACAAAACACCAGCATGATGAAGTATGGGAACATGAAGGCACCTGTGATACACAAAAGCCCACAGTGTTACATAACCATTTCATCCATACACATTAGTCTTCTAGCTAAAGACAGATACGTAGGTGTTCTAATATACATAAATAGTAGGAAATAAAAGTAGTTGACACAAAGAATAGCCATTGTCTATTTTCGATTTTGGAGTTCCCTAAAGCTTATGCACATAAGTGGGTAACACCCGATGTTACACAACAGATCTATTTGACTGGACGAGCTGCATAATGGAATGCAATGGTGATTCATTGCtttgtgtattttaaatacaagGGCGGAGTATGGCCCTGGGCAATGGGGTTGATGTGTCAGGGGCCTCAAACTGAGGAGCCCAAAGGAGCCCAACATCAAGTAAGGCACTTCATTTTGATACAGATAGGTGAACATTGCTTGAATTATAATATGGATCTAATGAAATGAATTGAATGATCGAAGATGCATACAAATAGTTCAAAAAAAGCTGCTGGTGCCCTATGGCCTAACAGGACATAATCCATCCTTGTGTAAAGAGCTTGGAGTTCAGTTACTTATCTGAATTCTGGGCTTATTCAGAGTAAGGCTTCCAATTAGAGGCAGGTCTAGGAATATGAGATCATGGGGCAGAAGTTTCTGGGCCAGGTCATTGGGGATCTGCTGCTAGAGACCCTTGCTTACTCTAGCCTGGTCTATTTTAAGTGAGGTGTGTTATAAGACTTGATACCAGTGATACCATGAGTACCCTTTTAAGGGAGCAAAGAATTTGGAAAGGACCCAGTGGTATgacttacaaaaacaaaaacctaaaCACCATCAATTTTACGTCTGATAACATCCATAGACTTTCAGACTTACATGAAAACCAATTAACCTATTCTATTTTAGGATCTAGCATAGAAAGTATAAAATTGTGAACCCTGCAGTAAAGGCACAGAAAGAAAGACAAGTACGATAATGGCAAAAGGTGATTTTCTACCTCCTCCATTCCTGTAGCAGAGGTAAGGAAACCTCCAGACGTTTCCCAGGCCCACTGCGTAGCCAACACTGGTGAGGACAAACTCAATCTGGTTGCCCCAGTTCCCCCTTCTGGAGTTTTCATCTTTCTTTACTGGCTCTCCTGGAACCGCTCCATTCTGAAACAGACATATGtatgaatgaaatgaaagtgaaaatcaCTCTCATGAGTCAgaagtaaacaaaatatttttacaataagcACCAACAAAACAGAATCggaaaataaaatgagttaaGTAGCAGGATAGTTGATGCATAATATGCTCATCATCAAGATTGCAggttaatatttatgaatatatgtgAAAGTATATTTTAGCAGCTGTGACTGATTGaggtattctttttttaaatcatcttttGGACCTCCCTAGGTTTGCTTAAAATGCTCCTTAAAACAGGATTTTTGCATTATATGGTCATCCAAGTCATTCAAAATTGCAAACATAAATTCTTACA is part of the Carassius auratus strain Wakin chromosome 27, ASM336829v1, whole genome shotgun sequence genome and encodes:
- the slc6a9 gene encoding sodium- and chloride-dependent glycine transporter 1 isoform X3 — protein: MEEKQFSGILNGAVPGEPVKKDENSRRGNWGNQIEFVLTSVGYAVGLGNVWRFPYLCYRNGGGAFMFPYFIMLVFCGIPLFFLELSFGQFTSLGCLGVWKVSPMFKGVGYGMMVVSTYIGIYYNVVICIAFYYFFMSMTNLLPWTYCNNPWNTPDCTGVLSTPRANASFANVSAVLSGVTEIVNRTKRTSPSEEYWRNYVLNISDGIGNFGEVRLPILGCLAVSWIVVFLCLIRGVKSSGKVVYFTATFPYVVLTILFIRGITLEGAVSGIKYYLTPQWEKILDAKVWGDAASQIFYSLGCAWGGLITMASYNKFHNNCFRDSIIISVTNCATSVYAGFVIFSILGFMAHHLGVDVSEVADHGPGLAFVAYPEALTLLPISPLWSLLFFFMLILLGLGTQFCLLETLVTAVVDEIGTDWIIKNKTYITLGVAIIGFLLGVPLTTQAGIYWLLLMDNYAASFSLVVISCIMCICIMYVYGHKNYFRDVEMMLGFPPPIFFRICWRFVSPFIITFILIFTVIQYKPITYNDYVYPSWSLVIGFAMALSSVICIPIYALFKIAMSEGSTFLERLKNSVKPDPDWGPALQEHRKGRYATTGPESVEVCPLKEDLKDEGKEKLKEKEDEIGLTIPGSNGSTLNPSPSA
- the slc6a9 gene encoding sodium- and chloride-dependent glycine transporter 1 isoform X1, whose product is MSRRYLLGFTMDSTKNGAVPGEPVKKDENSRRGNWGNQIEFVLTSVGYAVGLGNVWRFPYLCYRNGGGAFMFPYFIMLVFCGIPLFFLELSFGQFTSLGCLGVWKVSPMFKGVGYGMMVVSTYIGIYYNVVICIAFYYFFMSMTNLLPWTYCNNPWNTPDCTGVLSTPRANASFANVSAVLSGVTEIVNRTKRTSPSEEYWRNYVLNISDGIGNFGEVRLPILGCLAVSWIVVFLCLIRGVKSSGKVVYFTATFPYVVLTILFIRGITLEGAVSGIKYYLTPQWEKILDAKVWGDAASQIFYSLGCAWGGLITMASYNKFHNNCFRDSIIISVTNCATSVYAGFVIFSILGFMAHHLGVDVSEVADHGPGLAFVAYPEALTLLPISPLWSLLFFFMLILLGLGTQFCLLETLVTAVVDEIGTDWIIKNKTYITLGVAIIGFLLGVPLTTQAGIYWLLLMDNYAASFSLVVISCIMCICIMYVYGHKNYFRDVEMMLGFPPPIFFRICWRFVSPFIITFILIFTVIQYKPITYNDYVYPSWSLVIGFAMALSSVICIPIYALFKIAMSEGSTFLERLKNSVKPDPDWGPALQEHRKGRYATTGPESVEVCPLKEDLKDEGKEKLKEKEDEIGLTIPGSNGSTLNPSPSA
- the slc6a9 gene encoding sodium- and chloride-dependent glycine transporter 1 isoform X2, with amino-acid sequence MSESNSGAACLADQNGAVPGEPVKKDENSRRGNWGNQIEFVLTSVGYAVGLGNVWRFPYLCYRNGGGAFMFPYFIMLVFCGIPLFFLELSFGQFTSLGCLGVWKVSPMFKGVGYGMMVVSTYIGIYYNVVICIAFYYFFMSMTNLLPWTYCNNPWNTPDCTGVLSTPRANASFANVSAVLSGVTEIVNRTKRTSPSEEYWRNYVLNISDGIGNFGEVRLPILGCLAVSWIVVFLCLIRGVKSSGKVVYFTATFPYVVLTILFIRGITLEGAVSGIKYYLTPQWEKILDAKVWGDAASQIFYSLGCAWGGLITMASYNKFHNNCFRDSIIISVTNCATSVYAGFVIFSILGFMAHHLGVDVSEVADHGPGLAFVAYPEALTLLPISPLWSLLFFFMLILLGLGTQFCLLETLVTAVVDEIGTDWIIKNKTYITLGVAIIGFLLGVPLTTQAGIYWLLLMDNYAASFSLVVISCIMCICIMYVYGHKNYFRDVEMMLGFPPPIFFRICWRFVSPFIITFILIFTVIQYKPITYNDYVYPSWSLVIGFAMALSSVICIPIYALFKIAMSEGSTFLERLKNSVKPDPDWGPALQEHRKGRYATTGPESVEVCPLKEDLKDEGKEKLKEKEDEIGLTIPGSNGSTLNPSPSA